The nucleotide sequence CATCGAAGCAAGTTTAAGAgaacatcaagaacaagaaagaagaagggcATTTCAGCAATCTCCACAATCTGTTAATGTTGCTCCTACCGCCCCTAATATTACAACGCAGCCAAATTATGATTTGAGCAGTGCTGATGAGGAGGATATTCATCTTTTTGCCTCATTAGtggaaagaatgaaaaatcAGCCACCAACTGCTATCCTCGAAGACACACAACTTCAGCAGTTATATCAAAAGGTGTTGGGTGTAAGACCAAAATTAAACTATACTCTTAATGATACAGTATCAAAATATAACTCTGTTTATGAGATGAATGGGAAGATATCAGATATCATGAACATGTATGACTCTATGCTTGAAAGGCAGTTGAGAAATATTAGTATTTCGCAGCAATATTCTGTTCCTGAACCTATTCAAAGTCCTTATTCATACTACCAGAATGTTCCTCAAACTAATAAACCGTCTTATCAAAGAGAAACTGAACCAGCTATAGCACCTCAACCTCAACCTCAACCTCCATCTACCTTGCAACATCCAGACAGTGTATCTCAAGAACCTCAAATTCTGCCCAACGGTGTTGTCAATGTGCCTAATCAGCCATCTTTACTCTCTAATCCCCAACTATCTCCAATCGGAAACCCTTCGGTAGCATCACAATTAGATGGCCTTATTCTGGATCAACCAAGTGAACCTCCTTACCCAGATGATTCAATTAACACCGAGCAAAAAGAACAGAATAACTCTGCGGAAAGACCATACCCTGATGATGATCGTGTGAAACAGGATAATATAACTGCATTCGATTTTCCCACTGTTCCGCAACGTAAGCTATCCCTTCATGAGTCAGAGCCTGAAGTAACAGAGGAGCCTGAACAGGAAATAGAACAGGAGCAGCTGCTAATCGAATTATAAAGAATCCCATAATATTTGAGCCTCAACTTCAACTAAGTTCAAAATGAACAGAAAAACTAATCATGCGAACTATAAACTACTATAaattaatataatatatatatatatatatattgtatcCGATTGAGTACTGATCAAGTACTATAAAATGAGAAGATAACGTTACATAATGTTATGCTATAGTCCTATTTCTTCGATTTCAAGACCGCAAGTCATACATCTTCGCTTTTGAACTTTAACATTATCTTCATTTAAACCGCCGTCAATAGCATCACTAAATTCGTGAACATGCTTTTTACCATGTTTCAGTTCTTTGAGCCTAGTGGTATATTCTTGCGCTCTCGTCTTGAGTCTCATCTCTTTTAACTTctgttgatattttttctcCCTTCTTGCTGTTCGTCCTTCTTCACGGCGCTGCCATTCTTTATCTAGACCTTCCTCTCCACCCCATTTCTCGAAAGCATATGCTTCAACTTGGCAACGAACGAATAATTGCATTCTAGAAAATGTTCCTGAATGTGGATTTGGCTTGTCTAATCTGTCTAACAATGTTGTATCAGAAAGTTCTGGATCTGTTAAGAAGTAATCTTCTTTGCATTCGGTCTTAGTTAATAATGAATACTTCTCTGGATGATTCTTGACACATGTTTTGCAAACCTGAAGCTTGAAGACTTTCTTCATTAACGGGTCCATTTCTATATTGACCTGACACTCGGTGCATCTAGGTGCAGAAGATATATTAAAAGCAggcatttcttcttcaaaaagcATCCTCCTGTTCTTCTGTTCTTCCTGCCAATCTTCTAAAGTTTTCGCCCTCTTGTTATTCTCGCCTTCTGCTGTATCTTCGGTGTTGATAAACCCTCCATAAGAATTCTTCATGGTAGAAAAGtcatattcaatataatCTTGTCTTCGAACGCTAGGTCGTATTTTATCTAAAGGtcttttatctttttcgAAAGCTGGACTTTCAGATTTAGATGCATCTCTAAGGTTATTCTGACGCTGTTTTAAACGTTCAAGTGCCTTTTCTCTATTCTCTTTTATAAGTTGTTTCTGTTCCGGAGTAGGTTCAAATGACTTCCGAGTATTCGAATCTTTAATATTTGCTTGTGAAAGGCCATCATTCTTGGTGTTGCTGTTATTAGCGGTAGCCGTCTTGATTATCCCCCGTTGCTTTAACCTTGCTAGCGCTTTTTGTCTGTTCAATTCCTAGTTTACAATAAATATCTTAGTTAGTAATGAATACAAATGCAATTATTCCTTACTAGGCGTATGAAAATACATACgatctgtttcttctgctgctctGTAAGATTCATTTCATGTTATTCGTTGGGTTTCTTTCCTCTAAACtataattttttattatctGATTAAACATCTCATCGCAAAGTGCATTGGTGCCAATATTACATTCTTAAAGGCTTTTGATTATTTTAAAggaaatattatattatgaCTGATTTATTCATTTTAAAGAGACTCTTcaagataaaaaaaaaaaagagttaaAGAAACATGGTAACGGAATTCAGGCATTTATGAGCGTGCTATTGTGTTCAATACAATTGCAATTATTTAGATAAACTAAAACATAGCTTTAAAAGCATGACTTTATCATCTTTGGAGCATCGGCTCACATATCACATACGAACATGGTTGACTAACTCATTTAAATGGTCAACAATCCATAGTTCTACATtcattatttcattatttgcATGCATATCGGCTGGCCTTTTGAACATGGTTTCAGTATACACTATACCGTGGCAATTAAGATTAGGTTACTCGTCGTTGGATGTGAATTTGATTTCCGCTGCAGCAAATTTAGGTGCTTATTTAACACCTCCAATATTAGGAGTTTTATCGGATTCGCATGGACCAGTTATTTTGAGCTGGTTATCGTTTATTGGGTATGTGCCTAGTTATCTATACCTATCTCATGTTTTTCGCTCAGGACATGACCCAAATTTCATCGTATCAGTAGTTGCGTTTGCCGTGGTCGGAATATCTACCAgttctttatattttggAGCTCTAGTTACATGCGCAAAGTTGTATCCTGACAAAAAGTTATTGTCTATCAGTTTTCCTACTACCTGTTTTGGAATATCATCGCTCATTGGATTGCAAGTTCTTAAGCTGCCATTTTTCcattccaaaaaagaaggatacTTGGATCTCGGAGTTGTGTTCGGAACCTTTGCCGTCTTCTACTCTTTTGTGTTCATATTGACTTGGATTTCCACTAGCACTATATCTATCATGAAACTACGCTTGGCGCTTgctgaagaacaagagcaGGAACAGGAACAAGAGCAATGTTTGGGTTCCGAAGAATCACCGTTATTAGGACCACAGCGAAAAAAGGACCAATTTTATATTAAAATAAGAAACTTCGCAACAGATTATCTTGCATACAGCTTCTTGGCTGTTATGCTTCTCGGTTTGGGTGTTTTAGAGATGTTCAATACTAATATGGTGAATTTAAGCAGTTTGATTCTTGGTCCCGAATCGTCATATAATGTGCTAACACAATTCTCGATATTTTCGACTTGTTCAAGACTTGTTTCTGGATGTcttgttgatcttttcacCAAGTGGCAATGGCCTAGAATCACgttgatattttttatACTAAGCGTCGCAATATTGGCCCAAGTAGCTATTATTCACGCTATGAACGTAGTGGATGTCACATACTTATCGATTGCGAGCGCAATCTGCGGACTTTCTTATGGTGGACTTTTTACAGTATTCCCCTCGCTAACCCTAAACCTTTGGGGAGATCAAGTTTTTGGAACTGCCTACGGTACATTCATGTTAGGACCTGCTATGGGTTCTGCGTTCTTTGGCATTGCGTACGCCCGCGTCCACGATTCTAATTGTAAATCCACTAGCACTTCATCTCATCAACATCCAAATCACAATCCATTGGCAGAATCTCCAAATTGTATTGTGCCGGTGTTCAAAATATCCACTGCTGCCTTATCTTTTGCGATGGGAATCATACTCATCGCTACTATAATGTCAAAAAGACTTAGGAATGcataatatatacacaagAATACGAATCGCAGTGTTTTTACCTTCTATATTTtcatatacacatataaTAACTTATAAATCATTCTACCTTCCATATGTAAGTGTCTTTTGGCTTTCCATTTTGATTGCATACACTTGTTTCCTGCGTGAGTAGGTAAATATTCCCTTCTCTTAATACGTGTTCTTAAAAAATCGTGCAATGTGaaagctttgaaaaattaagaGATCGAACcttttttggtttaattTGTTTAACAACACACAGtaagttggaagaaaagcGACATAAAGTTATCGTAGGATTTCTCCACTGTCTGTGAAGGTTCAAAAAGCGCATTTTTGGGTTATACAGTTGGTACAAGACCGTAATTGTGGATTGAAAGACAGGAAGATACACAATGAGTGGTCGTGTTTTGGATTTGTTCAAACCGTTCGAGGCATACTTGCCTGAAGTTATTGCACCAGAGAGACCAGTCCCatacaaacaaaagttGATCTGGACTGGTGTTTCGCTATTGGTGTTTTTAGTGATGGGTCAGATTCCATTGTATGGTATCGTTTCTAGTGAAACTAGTGATCCATTGTATTGGTTAAGAGCTATGTTGGCTTCTAATCGTGGTACTTTGATGGAACTTGGTGTTTCGCCAATTATCACTTCTTCTATGatcttccaattcttgCAAGGTACTCAATTGCTTCAAGTGAGCATGGAGAACAAGCAGGATAGAgaacttttccaaattGCCCAAAAGGTTTTCGCTATTCTTCTAACCTTTGGCCaagctgttgttgttgttttaaCCGGTAATTATGGTAAGCCATCAGATTTGGGTCTTGCAATTTCGTTGTTATTAATCTTCCAATTGATATTTGCATCCTTCACTGTGTTGTTGTTAGATGAGCTATTATCTAAGGGCTATGGTTTAGGATCtggtatttctttgttcacAGCCACTAACATTGCTGAACAAATTACTTGGAAAGCCTTTGCACCAACAACAGTCAATGTTGGACGTGGTGAGGAATTTGAAGGGGCTGTTATTGCCTTATTCCATTTGTTGGCTATTAGaaaggacaagaagagagCTTTGGTTGAAGCCTTCTACAGAGAAAACTTGCCAAATATGTTCCAAGTATTTGCAACAATTGGCGTGTTCTTATCCGTTTTATATTTGCAAGGTTTCCGTTATGAGTTGCCTGTTAAGTCAACCAGAACCAGAGGCCAATACGGTAACTACCCTATCAAATTGTTCTACACTTCTAATACTCCTATTATGTTGCAGTCTGCTTTGACTTCTAACgtatttttgatttcccAAATCTTATATCAAAGATTCTCTACTAACCCATTGGTCAAGTTATTGGGTGTATGGGGTACTAGATCTGACGCACCAATGGGTCAACAAGTTGCTATTTCCGGTTTATCGTACTACATCCAACctcctttttctttaactgATGCCTTGTTAGATCCATTCAAGACTGTTGTTTATGTTACCTTTGTCTTGGGTGCTTGTGCGTTATTCTCCAAAACTTGGATTGAAATTTCGGGTACTTCTCCCCGTGATGTTGCCAAGCAATTTAAAGACCAAGGTTTGACCATCAATGGTAAGAGAGAAACTAACGTTtacaaagaattgaagaaaattatTCCAACTGCGGCAGCCTTTGGTGGTGCGGTTATCGGTGCACTATCAGTTGGTTCTGATCTATTAGGAACTTTAGGTTCTGGTACATCTATATTAATGGCAACTACAACCATCTATGGTTACTACGAAATTGCTGCTAAAGAAGGTGGGTTTACCAAGAACTTGGTGGCTGGTTTCACTGAAATGATGTAAAATCGCATGGACCAACACGATATTAGCAATggaacaaaatatataaaaaaaaaaagaaaaacttgCAAGATTCTCATTGGCACCATATAAGTACTAAGTGtctgttttattttataatCAATTACGCAAATAAAATTGAAGTAAAAATATCTATCACATAATTACAGTTGTCTTCTGGTGTACCTTCCCGAAACTTTTTAGACAGATATTTTCTCGTTAGTAAAATATAGACAAACAATGCTAATTGTTGTCAATGTTgtaaacaacaaaaaagtaaaaataTAAGAACTCCTCATAGGGGGCTCGAACCCCTGACATTTCGGTTCCTTGCAAGCAATGCTTAAAAGCCGAACGCTCTACCAACTGAGCTAACAAGGACGAGTTCTCAGTTTAAACACTATATATACATCCACATATTCTATCCGTATTTTCACACAGATACGCGAACAAAGCTTTCATCTCTCTTTCAAAACCCTGCTT is from Kluyveromyces marxianus DMKU3-1042 DNA, complete genome, chromosome 2 and encodes:
- the VPS27 gene encoding ESCRT-0 subunit protein VPS27, producing MALPTISVQEFDALIKRCTNEMIPNGEVDLPVALEISDVIRSRRIPPKEAMRCLKKRAMETRNNQNLQFSVWRLVEVCMKNGGVPFLKEICSREFMDCLEQVILSESTDYELEQYCSRLVAELYLAFKNDSQLNYVVKVYQKLMARGIDMDNLKPNENLNAMFDAKTPADWIDSDACMICSNKFTLLNRKHHCRSCGGVFCQIHSSKSIPLPDLGIFEAVRVCDNCFDDYDLKRSSSKGKKRKNKKKAPNQSDNEDEDLRRAIELSLKENGPNVDTFIPEIPTTEPVRNAEEDDDPELKAAIEASLREHQEQERRRAFQQSPQSVNVAPTAPNITTQPNYDLSSADEEDIHLFASLVERMKNQPPTAILEDTQLQQLYQKVLGVRPKLNYTLNDTVSKYNSVYEMNGKISDIMNMYDSMLERQLRNISISQQYSVPEPIQSPYSYYQNVPQTNKPSYQRETEPAIAPQPQPQPPSTLQHPDSVSQEPQILPNGVVNVPNQPSLLSNPQLSPIGNPSVASQLDGLILDQPSEPPYPDDSINTEQKEQNNSAERPYPDDDRVKQDNITAFDFPTVPQRKLSLHESEPEVTEEPEQEIEQEQLLIEL
- the RAD14 gene encoding DNA repair protein RAD14, which translates into the protein MNLTEQQKKQINDGLSQANIKDSNTRKSFEPTPEQKQLIKENREKALERLKQRQNNLRDASKSESPAFEKDKRPLDKIRPSVRRQDYIEYDFSTMKNSYGGFINTEDTAEGENNKRAKTLEDWQEEQKNRRMLFEEEMPAFNISSAPRCTECQVNIEMDPLMKKVFKLQVCKTCVKNHPEKYSLLTKTECKEDYFLTDPELSDTTLLDRLDKPNPHSGTFSRMQLFVRCQVEAYAFEKWGGEEGLDKEWQRREEGRTARREKKYQQKLKEMRLKTRAQEYTTRLKELKHGKKHVHEFSDAIDGGLNEDNVKVQKRRCMTCGLEIEEIGL
- the MCH1 gene encoding Mch1p; the protein is MTLSSLEHRLTYHIRTWLTNSFKWSTIHSSTFIISLFACISAGLLNMVSVYTIPWQLRLGYSSLDVNLISAAANLGAYLTPPILGVLSDSHGPVILSWLSFIGYVPSYLYLSHVFRSGHDPNFIVSVVAFAVVGISTSSLYFGALVTCAKLYPDKKLLSISFPTTCFGISSLIGLQVLKLPFFHSKKEGYLDLGVVFGTFAVFYSFVFILTWISTSTISIMKLRLALAEEQEQEQEQEQCLGSEESPLLGPQRKKDQFYIKIRNFATDYLAYSFLAVMLLGLGVLEMFNTNMVNLSSLILGPESSYNVLTQFSIFSTCSRLVSGCLVDLFTKWQWPRITLIFFILSVAILAQVAIIHAMNVVDVTYLSIASAICGLSYGGLFTVFPSLTLNLWGDQVFGTAYGTFMLGPAMGSAFFGIAYARVHDSNCKSTSTSSHQHPNHNPLAESPNCIVPVFKISTAALSFAMGIILIATIMSKRLRNA
- the SEC61 gene encoding translocon subunit SEC61, yielding MSGRVLDLFKPFEAYLPEVIAPERPVPYKQKLIWTGVSLLVFLVMGQIPLYGIVSSETSDPLYWLRAMLASNRGTLMELGVSPIITSSMIFQFLQGTQLLQVSMENKQDRELFQIAQKVFAILLTFGQAVVVVLTGNYGKPSDLGLAISLLLIFQLIFASFTVLLLDELLSKGYGLGSGISLFTATNIAEQITWKAFAPTTVNVGRGEEFEGAVIALFHLLAIRKDKKRALVEAFYRENLPNMFQVFATIGVFLSVLYLQGFRYELPVKSTRTRGQYGNYPIKLFYTSNTPIMLQSALTSNVFLISQILYQRFSTNPLVKLLGVWGTRSDAPMGQQVAISGLSYYIQPPFSLTDALLDPFKTVVYVTFVLGACALFSKTWIEISGTSPRDVAKQFKDQGLTINGKRETNVYKELKKIIPTAAAFGGAVIGALSVGSDLLGTLGSGTSILMATTTIYGYYEIAAKEGGFTKNLVAGFTEMM